In Candidatus Methylomirabilota bacterium, a single window of DNA contains:
- a CDS encoding ABC transporter permease subunit produces MIARRLLLDRLARWVVTLGGAAIIVSILAILFVIVAEVYPLFRKPTAALLGVLTTRLDSAPLAVGVDEYREIVYVVTASGVHFTSVKDGTSLASNQLHGLHGATVVGTSSMGRGPFALGLSDGRAIPAEVRFSVTFPEGRRRIEVELEAGDQIAVDPERHPLVRLAYASTPNGPMIAAAVGPKAIVLVTVKETKALIGPSTKEESHQRLTLPVEGEIAQLILDGRGENLFAGTSSGQIIRVDLRNPSDPKVAGITAATIRPGIGVSAMGFLIGDRTLVVGDTMGGVSSWQFVQANGEGQRLTKVHDFLPHTGPAIAFAPSRRDKGFVTADASGIIHIHYGTTGKTLLTLKAGQEGLRAAAFAPKADGVITVDAKGGLSHWIVENPHPEISWGSLFGKLWYEGYPAPAYVWQSTGGTDDFEAKFSLTPLIFGTIKGTFYALLFAIPLALLGALYTSQFMHPTLRGIVKPTVEIMAALPSVVLGFLAGLWLAPLVEKIVPGLFLMPIVITLLILIAVFCWRFVPIGVRSRVKAGTEVALLIPIVILGSWISFQLGGAVERLLLSGDYRGWLLSVLGLTYDQRNSLVVGIAMGFAVIPIIFTIAEDSLSNVPQHLAAGSLALGATRWQTALRVVLPTASPGIFSAIMIGFGRAVGETMIVLMATGNTPVMDWSIFNGFRALSANIAVELPEAPEGGTLFRILFLAALLLFVMTFIVNTLAELVRLKLRKRYRSL; encoded by the coding sequence ATGATTGCGCGGCGCCTCCTCCTGGATCGCCTCGCCCGTTGGGTTGTCACGCTCGGGGGGGCGGCGATCATCGTCTCCATTCTGGCCATCCTGTTCGTCATTGTCGCCGAGGTCTATCCCCTCTTCAGGAAGCCCACAGCGGCGCTCCTGGGAGTGCTCACTACGAGGCTCGATTCGGCCCCGCTGGCAGTCGGGGTGGACGAATACCGCGAGATCGTGTACGTCGTGACAGCCTCCGGCGTACACTTCACTTCCGTCAAGGACGGAACGTCGCTGGCATCCAACCAGCTCCATGGGCTGCACGGCGCTACGGTCGTCGGGACATCGAGCATGGGACGAGGCCCGTTCGCACTGGGACTCTCGGATGGGCGCGCAATCCCCGCTGAGGTCAGATTCTCGGTCACCTTCCCGGAAGGAAGGCGCCGCATCGAAGTCGAATTAGAGGCCGGCGACCAGATCGCAGTCGATCCGGAGCGGCACCCGCTCGTCCGACTCGCCTACGCTTCTACCCCTAACGGGCCCATGATAGCGGCTGCCGTCGGTCCAAAAGCTATCGTCCTCGTCACCGTGAAGGAGACGAAGGCCCTGATCGGTCCATCCACGAAGGAAGAGTCTCACCAACGCCTCACTCTGCCGGTCGAGGGGGAGATCGCTCAGCTCATCCTTGATGGTCGCGGCGAGAACCTGTTCGCCGGTACCTCGTCCGGCCAGATCATCAGAGTCGACCTCAGAAACCCGAGCGATCCGAAGGTTGCCGGCATCACCGCTGCCACGATCCGACCAGGGATCGGCGTAAGCGCGATGGGGTTCCTGATCGGGGACCGTACCCTGGTGGTGGGTGATACGATGGGTGGCGTCAGCTCCTGGCAGTTCGTGCAGGCGAATGGCGAAGGGCAGCGCCTGACGAAGGTCCATGACTTTCTGCCCCACACAGGGCCCGCTATCGCCTTCGCCCCGTCCCGCCGCGATAAGGGGTTTGTGACAGCGGACGCCTCCGGCATCATCCATATCCACTATGGAACCACGGGGAAGACCTTGCTGACGCTTAAGGCCGGACAAGAGGGACTACGCGCGGCCGCCTTTGCCCCCAAGGCCGACGGCGTCATAACGGTTGATGCGAAGGGGGGCCTCTCACACTGGATCGTAGAGAACCCCCACCCCGAAATCAGTTGGGGGAGCCTGTTCGGAAAGCTCTGGTACGAAGGGTACCCCGCGCCGGCCTATGTCTGGCAGTCCACGGGAGGAACCGACGACTTTGAGGCAAAGTTCAGCCTCACCCCGCTCATCTTCGGAACGATCAAAGGGACATTCTACGCCCTGCTCTTTGCGATCCCGCTGGCGCTCCTGGGCGCCCTGTACACCTCCCAGTTCATGCACCCGACGCTCAGAGGAATCGTAAAGCCCACCGTAGAGATTATGGCTGCGCTTCCGAGCGTCGTCCTGGGCTTCCTGGCAGGCCTTTGGCTTGCGCCCCTCGTCGAAAAGATCGTTCCCGGCCTCTTCCTCATGCCGATCGTGATCACACTCCTCATCCTGATCGCGGTCTTTTGCTGGCGATTCGTTCCTATCGGTGTCCGCAGTCGAGTCAAGGCGGGCACCGAGGTCGCTTTGCTCATCCCGATTGTGATCCTCGGAAGCTGGATCTCCTTCCAGCTCGGTGGAGCAGTCGAGCGCCTGTTGCTTTCAGGCGACTATCGAGGCTGGCTCTTGAGTGTCCTTGGGCTTACCTATGATCAACGAAACTCCCTGGTGGTGGGCATCGCCATGGGCTTCGCCGTCATCCCGATCATTTTTACCATTGCCGAGGATTCGCTCTCCAACGTGCCTCAACACCTTGCAGCCGGTTCACTCGCGCTTGGCGCCACCCGGTGGCAGACTGCGCTGAGGGTCGTCCTGCCGACGGCAAGCCCGGGGATCTTCTCCGCCATCATGATCGGCTTCGGACGGGCGGTGGGCGAGACAATGATCGTCCTGATGGCCACCGGGAATACTCCCGTGATGGACTGGAGCATCTTCAACGGCTTTCGGGCCCTCTCGGCCAACATCGCCGTAGAGCTCCCTGAAGCGCCTGAGGGCGGGACGCTCTTCCGGATCCTCTTCCTGGCAGCCCTCCTGCTCTTCGTGATGACATTCATCGTGAACACCCTGGCCGAACTGGTCCGCCTGAAGCTCCGGAAAAGGTATCGCTCTCTATGA
- the pstA gene encoding phosphate ABC transporter permease PstA — MKRFWKSGDPFIWLTGGALTVSLLMVAGLVLLVLLNGLGFFWPSPLVHLTLSDGTELLGQVTQREAIPQPDAPPGTPTRNRIQVKVGNRDLYGADFVWVEEAAIVRRDFPTEAVLIERREWGDLYGFIKEVRDHEHTVARGPEAAWNALQPLLPNATSTFKEIRRIEEKEIGAINAAQEKIRLKLKKLALSGQEGGSEAARLDKEMEGWAAKYREQEARLATIRQISRQTLIVSVIGGKETELPLQQIVRIIRPNSMGVWPKSGVYLSRLWEFISGDPRESNTEGGVFPAIFGTVMMVMIMSLLVAPLGVLAAFYLREYAKQGVLVSTVRIAVNNLAGVPSIVFGVFGLGFFIYLVGGSIDRLFYPEALPTPTFGTGGILWASLTLALLTVPVVIVATEEGLAAIPPGMREASLALGATKFETTWRVVLPTVMPSILTGLVLAMARAAGEVAPLMITGVVKLAPSLPIDGVWPFVHLERKFMHLGFHIYDVGFQSPNVDAARPMVYTTVLLLLLVVLVLNLATILIRNRLRKKYASSAF, encoded by the coding sequence ATGAAGCGATTCTGGAAGAGCGGTGATCCATTCATCTGGCTCACTGGAGGGGCTTTAACCGTCAGCCTTCTCATGGTGGCCGGGCTTGTCCTCCTGGTGCTGCTCAACGGGCTGGGCTTCTTTTGGCCATCGCCTCTTGTGCACCTGACGTTATCAGACGGCACGGAGCTATTAGGCCAGGTGACGCAACGGGAGGCGATCCCGCAACCGGACGCACCCCCTGGAACCCCCACGCGCAACCGGATTCAGGTCAAGGTCGGCAATCGTGACCTGTACGGCGCCGACTTCGTCTGGGTCGAGGAGGCCGCGATCGTTCGCCGCGACTTCCCTACGGAGGCTGTCCTCATCGAGCGACGGGAGTGGGGCGATCTCTATGGCTTTATTAAGGAGGTTCGGGACCACGAGCATACCGTAGCGCGGGGGCCTGAGGCGGCTTGGAACGCTCTTCAGCCCCTCCTTCCGAACGCAACATCGACCTTCAAGGAGATCAGGCGAATCGAGGAAAAAGAGATCGGGGCGATCAACGCTGCCCAGGAGAAGATCCGCCTCAAGCTCAAGAAGCTGGCGCTCTCGGGGCAAGAGGGAGGTTCAGAAGCAGCACGGCTCGACAAGGAGATGGAGGGTTGGGCAGCCAAGTACCGCGAACAGGAGGCGAGACTCGCCACGATCCGCCAGATCTCCAGACAGACGCTCATCGTCTCGGTCATCGGCGGCAAGGAGACGGAACTGCCGCTTCAACAGATCGTGCGAATCATCCGACCGAACTCGATGGGAGTGTGGCCCAAGAGCGGCGTGTATCTGTCCAGGCTCTGGGAGTTCATCTCCGGCGATCCCAGGGAATCGAACACCGAGGGTGGCGTCTTCCCCGCCATCTTCGGCACAGTGATGATGGTGATGATCATGAGCCTCCTCGTCGCACCGCTGGGTGTGCTGGCGGCATTCTACCTTCGGGAGTACGCGAAACAAGGGGTGTTGGTCAGTACGGTCAGGATCGCCGTGAATAACCTGGCCGGCGTCCCGTCTATCGTCTTCGGGGTCTTTGGTCTCGGCTTTTTCATCTACCTCGTCGGGGGAAGTATCGACCGGCTCTTCTATCCCGAAGCGCTCCCGACCCCGACCTTCGGGACCGGAGGGATCTTGTGGGCCTCGTTGACCCTTGCGCTCCTGACCGTCCCGGTCGTCATCGTGGCCACGGAGGAGGGGCTGGCGGCTATCCCGCCAGGGATGCGTGAGGCTTCGCTGGCGCTGGGCGCCACGAAGTTCGAGACAACCTGGCGGGTCGTCCTGCCGACGGTCATGCCCTCGATCCTCACGGGACTTGTCCTAGCCATGGCCAGGGCGGCCGGGGAGGTCGCGCCACTTATGATCACCGGGGTGGTCAAGCTCGCCCCATCCCTTCCGATCGATGGCGTCTGGCCGTTCGTGCATCTGGAGCGCAAGTTCATGCACCTTGGATTTCACATCTACGACGTCGGGTTTCAATCGCCCAATGTGGACGCCGCCAGGCCGATGGTCTACACGACCGTGCTCCTTCTTCTCCTGGTCGTCCTGGTCTTGAACCTGGCAACGATCCTGATCAGGAACCGTCTGCGAAAAAAATACGCGTCTTCGGCGTTCTAG
- a CDS encoding phosphate ABC transporter ATP-binding protein encodes MIEIRKLTLKYGEKLALQDISLDIPKHQVTAFIGPSGCGKTTLLRCLNRMNDLIDGVTVNGTIRIGGIDIHDPALEITELRKRVGMVFQKSNPFPKTIYDNVAYGPRILGVRGQSTLDEIVERSLRAAAIWNEVQDRLRSSALSLSGGQQQRLCIARAIAVEPEVLLMDEPCSALDPIATGKIEELMADLKQQYTIVIVTHNMQQAARVSDYTAFLYLGQLIEYDLTRQLFVKPSRQQTEDYITGRFG; translated from the coding sequence ATGATCGAAATCAGGAAGTTGACCCTCAAGTACGGAGAGAAGCTCGCCCTCCAGGATATCAGTCTCGATATTCCCAAGCATCAGGTCACGGCCTTCATCGGGCCATCGGGGTGCGGGAAGACGACGCTGCTGCGATGCCTGAACCGCATGAACGATCTCATCGACGGAGTGACAGTCAACGGGACCATCCGGATCGGTGGAATCGATATCCATGATCCGGCCCTGGAAATCACGGAGCTTCGCAAGCGGGTCGGTATGGTCTTCCAGAAATCGAATCCCTTTCCAAAGACGATCTATGATAACGTCGCCTATGGGCCGAGGATCCTCGGTGTGCGCGGGCAGTCGACGCTGGACGAGATCGTGGAAAGGAGTCTGCGGGCAGCCGCCATCTGGAACGAGGTCCAGGATCGCCTGCGCAGTAGCGCGCTCAGCCTGTCAGGGGGACAACAGCAGCGCCTCTGCATCGCCAGGGCCATTGCCGTCGAACCGGAGGTCCTCTTGATGGACGAGCCCTGCTCCGCGCTGGATCCGATTGCAACGGGAAAGATCGAAGAGCTGATGGCCGACTTGAAGCAACAGTACACGATCGTGATCGTCACCCACAATATGCAGCAGGCGGCCCGGGTCTCGGACTACACTGCCTTCCTGTACCTCGGCCAGTTGATCGAGTACGATCTCACCAGGCAACTCTTCGTGAAACCCTCCAGGCAACAGACGGAAGACTATATTACGGGCCGGTTCGGCTAG